In the genome of Urocitellus parryii isolate mUroPar1 chromosome 7, mUroPar1.hap1, whole genome shotgun sequence, the window GACAGCAAGCATAGTTTAAATGAATATTcaggggaaaaagaaatattcacagaaagtGATTTGTCTCCAGATAACCCAAACTCTAGCCAggatggtgcacacttgtaatatcagatacttgggagtctgaggcaagagaattgcaactTCATGGCTGGCCTGGACAATTTAGAGACcttatcttaaaaacaaaaacaaaaaaaagggttggggttagctcagtggtgcagcacttgcctggcaagcataaggccctggattcactccccatatctcaaaaaattaaaaactctgcCAAAGTGATTCTTGATTAAGGAAATGCTCTTGTTTGGGCAATACATACCGCATGTAGCAGAAAAGTAAGTTTCtcctgaaaaagaagaacaaccCTTTGGATTGGGCAAACAACATCCTCAAACCAGCTGTTCAGATAAGCCTTGGTATGGTTTTCCAGGCCCCCTTCCTAGATCAAGAGAGAAATTATTTGCTTTAATACCGCATAAGCCTTCCTGTTAGTGGactcaaaacattttcttcactgTACTCTTTCGACAGTGAAAACTGGAACAgacacctcctttttttttttttaaagctaatactaccagtttaaaaaaaggaatcGTGATATAGCTTTCCTGGGAATTTGAATTAGTAGAGTTCTATGCTATTCCTCACTGGGAGGAGTTGGGCATTCACATGGCTATCCCTCCCTACTACACTGGAAGTTCTTTCTTAATAATCCTCATTGCCCCAGCACCTGGCATAGTGTCTGGAACATGCATAGCAAGACTTATTGACTACTGACTAAAGGAATGTAAATAGATAATTCAGTTGTActcaaaaagttaagaaaaagaagccgggtgtggtggtgcactcctgtagcttggaggctgagatgggagaatgGTGAGCTCAaagcagccttagcaacttagtgagacactgtctctaataaaatataaaaaaagggcttgggatgtggctcagtggataagcagccctgggttcattccttagtatcaaaaaaaaaaaaaaaaggaaaaagttaaaaagaaacaacaacccATCAAAACACTCAAAGCCCACTTGTTGTGTCAGACATGCCACCATGAACACATCTGGCTTTCGGCTGTGCTGCTTTCTCAAGACTAGTGTCACATAGGAAGAAGCTTCAGTCTGGGAAAGCAACATCCCCAGACTTGAATCCCTGGCTCACCCCTAAACggatccttcctttcctcttgcaGTACCATAGAAGTACATGACAAGTAACAGGAACTATTGCTATGGATAATGGGTGATAAATTTTTGAGTCATAACTTCAACAACTGCTGCAAGTTGAAAGCATAGCTTCTAAAAAGGTTTGGATAAATTAGTCAATTTGGAGATATCTAATTCATAAAGGACtgatgaataaaaatgcaatatttctaaaaatctttGATGTTAAGTCCAAGGACAGCTATACTATTGCGCAGCATGTCTCTGGTGCCAAAGGCTGCACGGACAATTAGTTCTGACCAGAATATAAATCTTATGTGCTTAGAAATCAGTAAAGGGGTATCCTCTTCCTCTCCAGACATGCTGTTGAATTTAACAGGTAGAAATCTTCATAGGAGTAATTCATCGCAAGCAGTCTTGTGAAACTTTCAACAATTATAGGACTATGTTCCCTCCTTTCCTTAAAAATCACCAGTCTACTAGCCTACAAGGTCAAGTTTTTAGAATTCAGGTGTCATTTCTATCTTCCTATATGACTTGACAAGTACAAAAGCCATGGTTGGTTAATCATTTCAGtcttacaaaatttttaaatctatcatCTTACCTCACAGTTCATGTTATTTTTTAGCCCTTGAATGTACTTGTCCAGTTCAAGCCTGAAAGTATGTTCTTAAGGAAGTAATAAAGAATGAATAATCAAGACAATGTCTTATCTCACACAGGAAATGTGAGATTGCTCAAATAACGTAAACTGTAAATTAGAACAAGCCAAGGCAAATGGCCACAGGAAGTATGAAATTCAAGCACATACATAAAGGCAGAGAAGCTTGGGGAGGGTAGTAGATAACTCCTCCACTTGCCTCCCACATTCTCCTTCCTGATTCCCTTAGACCAAAGAAAGGATATAGCTCAAGGCCTTTTTCAGAACCTCCTAAAAAACAGACCACATACTCTGTAGGGTTATATTCAGAGACCACTGTTGCTGTTTCAGGAAGCAGTTTTCCTTGTTGGAAAAGACAATAATAACAACCAACTCGATAACCTggaattctgaaaaagaaaagagtaaaatgtaatattttgataACTCAGGCATCTTATTCTGTGGACTGGGctgcatctttatttatttatttttaatagtttttttttagttgtaattggacacaatatctttatttattttaatgtggtgctgaggatcaaacccagtgcctcgcatgtgctaggcaagcgctctactgctgagccacaaccccagccctgctctgcagCTTCATCTAGCAACACCTTTAGACTGCCCACTTCTCCAGGGCTTCCTAGACTTATCAGTTTACTCTTAACAGCAGAGGGAACATGATTGTACACCCCAGATGGGCTTTGGTGAAAGCAGTCCCTAACACAGACAAACTTTTCTTTGAATTCTCCTGGGTTGTGTGCAAATTTCACTCTTGTTCAAGGTATACACATATTTACATGAATATAAACATATTccttgaaattatggcatttgctggtaaatggatggaactggagactattgtgctaagagaaataagccaatctcaaaaaacgaAAGGCTGAATGtactctctgatatgtggattctaacacacaatgggggcaagggggcaagggaagaatagaagtactttggattagaccaaggggaatgaagggaagggagggggacaggaataggaaagacagtagaatgaattggacataactttcctgtgttcatatatgaataccagtgtaattccacatcatgtacaaccacaagaatgggaagtgatactccaagtatgtataatatgtcaaaatacactttacagTCATGTACgtctaaaaagaattaaaaaaaaaaaaagaaaagaaaataagcacattcctcttcttcctcaaaCCTTCACAAATCACTAAGCTCCAGGCACAGGTTCCAGGTTTATCCCATAGCCTCATGCTTGGGCCATGGCTTCAAACTCTTGCGTGTCAACTTCATGATCTAAAGCGAACCATAATCAAGAAGTGTAATGGAAAGACAACTAGAATTGAACTGAGAATGCCTATGTTTAAACGTGAACTCCAACAAGGTAACCAGTCCTGTAACCTCAGGCATcccatttaacttctctgagtttattttctcatttgaaaatgcaaacaaaagtagtgctatattgggctggggatgtggctcaagcggtagcgcactcgcctggcatgcgtgcggcccaggtttaatcctcagcaccacatacaaagaaagatgttgtatctgccgaaaattaaaaaataaatattaaaattctctctctctttctttaaaaataaataaataaataaaaattctctctctctttctctctctctctctctctttaaaaaaaaaaaaaaaaagtagtgctATATCTCCTCTTTGTAAGGAGAATTGTTCCAAAGTTTGGGAAAACACTTTATAACTGTAAAATACACAATTTTGGTTTTAGTAATTAACTCTTCTAAGTACAAAACTACAAAAAGTACATGTAGGTGCCAGTGTCTCCATGTTCAATTAACCCCATTCCATAAATGTTTACGTGTGAATCCCAGCACGTGGGCTCTCGGAAAACAACAATACACCGGGCAGTTCTAGTAGGAGAAATTTTAGAGTTTCTCATTACTTCTCATATTTAGCTCGGAAACAAAAACTCAGAACACAGCACATTTTATACTTACCTCAGCTCTACAGATGCAACATTACCCAGCCCTTCAAAGATGGCTCCTTTCGAAAGACGCTTAGCAATGAAACTCCGCAGCTCTGGCTCCACTTCAGATGGTAAATTAGTATCCACCAAGGAGAGGCTTAACAAATGAAAGACACACATTCCTTACCAGGGGACTAGGGCATTCACACTTGTGAGTCAGAAAGTATGATACCAAAGCCAGGATCTCCCTTAAGGACCTAAGAAGGCTACCTACCTAATCCACTGGATACTGCTATAGTCTGGATTTAGAATGTGccccaaaggcccatatgctAACAGTTTGGTGCTACTGGAAGatagtagaacctttaagaggtggggctttgtTGGAGAAAATTAGGTTACTGGGGGCATTCCCTGGGGGCATGCCCATGATGGGGATATTAGGATCCTGGCCTCCTCCCCGCTCGCCTCTTGCTTCCTAGCAGCCACTAGGTGAACAGGCCTCTCtaccatgtgctcctgccatgatgtagtGCCAGAGACTCAAAGGcaatgggctgaaacctctgagatcatgagccaaaatgaatctttcctccttcaGTTGATTATTTCAGCTATTTTGTCAGTGATTGAAAGCTGAACAACAACAATGTGACCTCTAGGAATGTATGTCACCAAGTGTGACTTATTATCaaacagtttaaaatattacTCTCTCCAGCTCATTCAATTCTGCAGTACTGGCACTCTgctggaatctttttttttttttttccttcggtACTAGGGACTTAACTAGGGGCACTTGCCACTGGActatacatccccagccctttttaattttttttactttgagaaagggtctcactaagttgctgaggctggcctggaacttgtgatcttcctgtctcagccttctgagtaactggaattacaggtgtgtgccaccactcctgacaCTCCACTGGAATctgttttttgaggggaggggtcACCAGAtagatctcaggggcactcaaacactgagctacatccccagccctattttgtattttatttagagacagggtctcattgagttgcttagggcctcgctgttgctgaggctggctttcaatttgtgatcttcctgcctcagcctcctgagccgctgggattacaggcgtgcaccactggaCCTGGCTTCCACTGGAATCTTGAGCCCActgattctctttttattttttgaaggatttacgcattttcattttttttaatctttatttttatgtggtgctgaggatagaactcagcgCCTCACATAtgtaaggcaagcgctctatctcATACCACTGATTCTCTTTTGACAGTCCCTCAAGTTTCTCCTCTCCTCACTTACTTTCTCCTTAATTAGCTTAAGTTTGCTGGTCAGTCATTATAATCACATCCCTGCacacattcttctttttcttcctttcaacgttactgaggtataattgatatataaaaattgagTACTAGGCTGtgtttgtagctcaatggtagagcgcttgcctagcacttgtaaggcactgggttcaatcctcagcaccacataaaaataaataaatgaaatcaaggtattgtgtccatctacaactaaaaaagtattttaaaaattgagtacgGTGCACATTCTCCTTCAATGAGCGATGgtctggcatgtgcgaggccctgggttcgatccttagcaccacataaaaataaataaacaaaataaaggtattgtgtccaactacttctaaaaaataaataaatattaaaaaaaaaaaaacttaaaaaaaaagtagagagaacAGTAAGTTCTCATGTTCCCATGATCCAGTTTCAACAGTTATCAGCTCATGGTCATCTTATTTCATCTTTACACACATATTATTCCCCCCATCCCAGAAAATTTTGCAGCAATGTCCCAGAAATGATTTCATGCATTAATTTCTCACTATGTATTTCTAAaagatgaagatttttttaaacatttattttttagttttaagtggacacaatatctttgttttacatttatgtggtactgaggatagaactcagtgcctcaatgtgaggcaagcactctaccactgagccacaaccccagccctaaaagatgaagattgttttgctttgttttgtttgtggtgtaggggagcaaacccagggcctcatgagtgctaggcaagtgctctaccaccgagtaCATGCCAGCCCCtggactttaaaaatatctacatatatacTATTATGACACCTGAAAAACTCCTTAAATCAtccatttttcaatatttttgtactGCATCTAATTTTGCATTGTCAATGTGAATTCATTCACgtacaacatgtcaaaatatattctactactgggtgcagtggtatacacctgtaatcccagcagcttgtgaggctgagacaggtaaatcacgagttcaaagccagcctcagcaaaagtgaggcattaagcaactcagtgatgccctgtgtctaaataatatacaaaattgaGCTAGGGAGGTGGCTCAGCAGTTTTAAGTTTTAAgcagttttttaaagttttgagtacccccgagttcaatccccagtatcaaaaatgacaaaaacaacaacaacaaaaaacattctactgtaaaataaataaatatattttttaaaaaggaaaatggttaAATATGATTATGACTATTACACCGTAGTTTCTCATACATTTacagatataaaatttattaataaatctttaattttacaTGTGCTTTATTAAAAAAGGTGCATTCATTCATGCacttaataacaatgtattaaaCATCTACCCTGTGCCAGGTACTACTAAAGGGACAAGACAGGAAGACAAAAATGAGATAATCTCTAATGTCCTGGAATTTCCATTCTAGTGTATGGTAGAGGAGCTACTAAAGAATAtcaagggatggggttgtggctcagtggtagagtgcttatgaggtgtgtatgaggcactgggttcaattcacagcaccacacataaataaataaaataaaggtacactgacaagtaaaagaatattttttaaaaaaagaatattcaaagggaggaggagagggtttaaattcaaatcttttaaaatttttcttttagggctggggatgtggctcaagcggtagcgcgctcgcctggtatgcgtgcgacccgggttcgatcctcagcaccacataccaacaaagatgttgtgtccgccgagaactaaaaaataaatattaaaaattctctctctctctctctctcccctctctcactctctctttaaaaaaaaaaaataataatgctttcaaaatatctatttaaaaaaaaaaaaaaaaaaaaaaaaatttttcttttatatattttatataaaatataacatatttcctaacatgttattgtatttttaatacctttattttttttatttttatgtgatgcctaggatggaacccagtgcctcacacatcctaggcaagtgctctaccactgagctgcaactaCAGCTCCTTAAATTCAAATCTTGATATCAATCTGATATTGAAAATTTTACTGGAGTTCTAACCAAAGAACAGAATAATTCTTTTTGGTTAATCACAGAGGCACTATCAGTATTTGGATTTGCCCCAGCCTCTAGTGAATGCCCCAATGAGAGAGAGGTTCCTAAGGAATAGGAAGAATTGATGGTTTGACTCTTAGGAAGTTCAGTGGAAATAGTGTACCTACTGACATCTACAGGCCAGAGATGCACAGAAGATAAAACACATTAGGGGGTGTGGGTAAGCTGGTTTTACCTGAAATCATCACCAGAGGGAGTTTCCAAATTTGTGCCACTTGGGCTTCCATCATCACTGTCCCCACGTTGCTGTGCCAATCTGCAAGCCAAAAAAGCAACAATTTTGCTATCAATTATGGGCTCCAAATCAGATGGAGTCCTTGCAAGCAGGATAGTGCAAGGAGTCACGTAAAAAACTGCAAGGTTAAAGTGCATGGGTCCTCTATTGCTTTGCTGCAAGACAGGGAAAACCCATAACAGGGCTGACAAGCGCCTTTCTCTTGCCAGGCTACCTTAGGGGTGGAGGAGAGGCCTAATAAATTAAAGAAGCGCCTCTTTAAAACAACCACCACCAGAATTAGCAGGGCCAAGAGAGCCCCTGGAACATCAGCCAGGAGGACAGAAAAGATGCAGCAAGGACAAAGAAACCGGGGTGTGGGGGGTGTCAAAAACGGGGAAAACTGGGGAGATAGTGACCAGAGGACAGGGGATGGGGATTGAAATTACTAAGCATGCAGGAACTGTCCTAAATAAACGGCCGGGGCGAGAAGCCGGGCTGAGATGACACAGGGTCAGTAGGAGAGCAGGAGCTAGGGAAGGCCTGGCAGAGAAGTCCAGGCTAGTAGCCAGGAAGAACGGAGTGAGAGCTGGAGGGCCCTTCGGGCCAGAGACCGTGGCTGGGAGAGGAGAAGATGGCGTTTGGGAACTGCCAGGCCGCCAGGGCCGGGAAAGGGTGTAAAGCCGGGCAGCGGGCCCGGGGATTAGGGGGACCGCAGGGGCGGCcgggcaggccaggccaggcgcGGGCACCTGCTTCCGCGGTAGCTGTAGAGACAGTAGTGGCTGCTGGGCGGCGGCTCGAGTTTCCGCTCCTCTGCAGAGCCGCCCTCCTCGCTGCTCTCTAGCTCCTTTTCATCCCCATCCAGCGATTCCTGCAAAGACGGGAGCATTGCGGCGGCCTCCGAGCAATTCAGTGTCGCCGCCAAACCGATCCCCCGCGGCCGTACAGTCCTCGGTGGCCAGGCTCGACCGGCTCCCCGCCCTCGCACACCTGCGTTCCGCTGGTTTCCCTGGCCCCGCAGCCTGGAAGCTGGCCCGAAAAAGAAGGCGTTTTTCCGGGAAGGACCCAGCAGGCTTCCTGAGTTCCCCCTCACCCAAAAgcttttactttcttcttcttcttcttctctctctctcccttttttttttttttttggtaatggggattgaacccaggggcacttaaccactgagccacagccccagtcatttttattttgggaccgggtctccctaagttgatgaggccctccctaaattgctgagactgacctggaactcaggatcctcctgcctcagccgcctcagctactaggattacaggcgtgcgctgccaatcagttttcattttgatgttatttttatggGTTGATTGATTAttgattgtggtgctgaggaccaaacccagcgCCTctgacatgctaggcaagtgctctaacactgagctgtattggtaagaccctgcctcaaaatcgaaaatgtgtctcagtggttaagcacctctgggtttaattcccagtaccaaaaaagtaaaataaaaataatcctaaatcttatttaatagaattgttttcttagtttcaGTTTAGTTATTCATtgctgatacataaaaataaaatttgtgtattTCTATTGTATTGTGAACACTGTCAAACTCTTAGTAGTTCTCAAGAGTTTTTATCCTtaattccttaggattttctgtATATAAGTATATTCATTTGCTaggactgccataacaaaataccagagaccgagtggcttaaacaacagacaaTATTGCCTCATAGTTTTAGAAAACAGCACAGAATCAAGGTATTAGTAGGGCTGGTTTCATTTGAATGTTGTTGGGGAAGGATCTGTTCAGACCTTTCTCCTTAGCTTGTAAAAAGCTGTCTTTCTATGTCTCTTCATCTGGTCTTCCCTCTATGTGTATCTCTGTATCCAAATCCCTTTCTAGAAGGACACCAGACATATTGGATTAGGATCACCATAATGATCTCACCTTAGTTTGATTATCTCTGAAAAgaatctatttccaaataaagttacattctgaggtactgggggttgaacttgccatcctcctgccccagtctccagagttgctgggattacaggtatgcaccaccacaccaggctgctttttattttttgaagattgAATATGTGACTTCCTGCTCCCATTTCTCTACTTCAgactcttttcttctctcaccAGGGTTGCTGTCACATTCTCTAAGACTTGCCTTTATCTAACTTCTGACAAACCACTATCCAAATGGCAGCAAGGATGATCTTTCTAAAACTCAAATCTATCCAGGTGTTATggtacacgtctgtaatccctcgggaggctgaggcagggggatcctgagtttaaaaccagcctcagcaattttgtgacaccctgtctcaaaataataaaaaaaaaaatgtggagagtGGATGGTCATTAGCTGATCCTGCGGCTTGGGCAGAGCCAAACCCAGGAAACATTCCTTGCCAAAGGCAAGGAGTTATCAGCCTTGACTCTGGGCTCTAATGCTAACAGTTATAGGAGGTCTCAGGACAATGGGTGTCCTGGGTGCAGCAGGATAAGTACAGAATGCTCTTAGCACTGCAACAGTATAGCAGGATAACTGCTGCAAATGTTTCTAGTTCTGTAACTTTTTAGTGCACAAAAAAGCCTCTGACAACTTACAAGCCTTGAGCAATTTACAATGCCCCTTAGTTTTAACTTTCTGATTATATAATAAACTTGTGAAGCTAGGtctgggtcactgttcctccatcagagTGCGGTTTCCCACCTTCTCATGAAAGTATCTCTGTGTCTTTTTTGTCTCTTGTGTTTTTCTTCATCTGCTGTCACCCCTACTCAAAAATCCTTTGTTGATGCTGTGCGGGTTGAAGCAGTTGCCGCCCAGTGAGGGACTAAAGAGTACAAGGGAATTCAAACAGAATCAGAGGACGAAACGCTTTTGGAACATGCACACAGTTTTTGAGATCTCGACATTAGCAGTAATCACCGTCAAACTTCAAGGTAAGGAGCGCATATTTGTAGCAGGTTATCAGTCGCTGGATGTAAAACATGGGAAAATCGGGTTCTCAGAAGAAAATTCTTTATGTACACTTAATGCAATTCTTGAAGATCGAGGATgcactttaaaaagtaaacagcttgttacattttttaaatttgttgataaAAATTGTCCTTGATTTCCAGAGGAGGATACTCTTGATTTAGatacctgggggggggggggagtaggaGAGCAGCTGTGTGCTTGCTGTATTAATAAAGGTTCAGATAACATTTCCGTGTCAACTTTTACTATATAGACATTAATTAAGGACTGTTTAAATCCTATCCAAGAAAAATCAAGATTACTTTCCTCTACCAAGGCAACAGATTCAAAACAAACTTTAGATGGGTGTCAGAAACTAAAGTCTTATCTGCCCTTTGTACCTTCAAAGGTTGCAGCGTTAAGCTCAGCTACAGGTGATAAATCATTGCCCTTACAATATAGACAAGAATTAAAATCGGAGGTGAATCAAGATCAATGCCAGCATGCAGAGAAAGATGTTTCTGTTAAAAATAAGGACATTACTAAACACTTTGCTactgtaattcttttttaaaaaatatttatttttctagttgtagttggacacaatacctttatttcacttatttatttttatgtggtgctgaggatcgaacccagggtctcacacgcatgaggcgagcgctctactgctgagccccagccccagcatgctACTGTAATtcttagagagaattttttttaatatttattttttagttcttggcggacacaacatctttgtttgtatgtggtgctgaggatcgaacccggttcatacgcatgccaggcgagcgtgctaccacttgagccacatccccagccctgtaattctTAATGTATATTCAGTGCCCTCTACTTTGGGTGCCAATCAGAAATGTCAACTGTTGCctgacatggtggtgcacgcctgtaatcccagcagctcaggaggctgagacaggaggaccgcaggttcaaaaccagcctcaacaaaagcgaggcactaagcaactcagtgagactctgtctctaaatgatatacaaaatagggctggggttgtggctccatggtcgagagcccctgagttcaatctctggtacccacctGCCAAAAATGTCAACTGTTTTCCtgttctttcctttgtctctatTTCAATTGAGCCCATGAGAGGAGAGAAAGCTGGGGAAGATATTTTATGCTTTCACATTTTCCCTGTAATTGAAAGGTATGATACTAATAATTTTGGACAAATATTACCCATATTTGAGCCTATTCCTTTTAAAACTGTAAAGGACTTTGGAACAGCTTCTAGCTGCTATGGGCCAACTTCTCCGTTTGTTATTAGTTTGCTTGAAAATATCTCTAATGAAGCTGTAACTCCAAATGATTGGCAAGCTCTAGCTAGGCATATTTGAGTCCAGGAGATTATCTAATGTGGAGGACAGACTGGATGGAAGCCAGTGTGACCAAGGAACTTGAAATCAGTCACATGGTATAAGCACTCCTGTGGAAATGTTAACAGGAACTGGAGCTTTTCAGAAATGTACAAAATCAGCTAAATTATACACAAGTTTATcagcaaataaatatatgtacaaaaaAACATGGAGGAGTTTACCaactaaaggagaaaaacaacagACATCAGTAAAATTAGACAAGGACTAGATGAACTTTATGCTGATTTTATGGCTTGTTTATATCAGACTACAAGTAAAATTATTACAGATCCTGATGCTGGAAACATTCTCGTAAAACAATTGGCATAAAACAAATAAGACGTGCCAAGacattgtgcctttttttttttttttaaagagagagagagaggagagagagagagagagaatttttatttatt includes:
- the C7H17orf75 gene encoding protein Njmu-R1 isoform X2; this encodes MLPSLQESLDGDEKELESSEEGGSAEERKLEPPPSSHYCLYSYRGSRLAQQRGDSDDGSPSGTNLETPSGDDFSLSLVDTNLPSEVEPELRSFIAKRLSKGAIFEGLGNVASVELRIPGYRVGCYYCLFQQGKLLPETATVVSEYNPTEYVVCFLGGSEKGLELFRLELDKYIQGLKNNMNCEEGGLENHTKAYLNSWFEDVVCPIQRVVLLFQEKLTFLLHAALSYTPVEVKESDEKTKRDINRFLSVASLQGLIHEGTMTSLCMAMTEEQHKSVVIDCSGSQPQFSNAGSNRFCEDWMQAFLNGAEGGNPFLFRQVLENFKLKNCGSGDILLKIVKVEHEEMPEAKNVVAVLEEFMKEALAQGF
- the C7H17orf75 gene encoding protein Njmu-R1 isoform X1: MLPSLQESLDGDEKELESSEEGGSAEERKLEPPPSSHYCLYSYRGSRLAQQRGDSDDGSPSGTNLETPSGDDFSLSLVDTNLPSEVEPELRSFIAKRLSKGAIFEGLGNVASVELRIPGYRVGCYYCLFQQGKLLPETATVVSEYNPTEYVVCFLGGSEKGLELFRLELDKYIQGLKNNMNCEEGGLENHTKAYLNSWFEDVVCPIQRVVLLFQEKLTFLLHAALSYTPVEVKESDEKTKRDINRFLSVASLQGLIHEGTMTSLCMAMTEEQHKSVVIDCSGSQPQFSNAGSNRFCEDWMQAFLNGAEGGNPFLFRQVLENFKLKAIQDTNNLKRFIRQAEMNHYALFKCYMFLKNCGSGDILLKIVKVEHEEMPEAKNVVAVLEEFMKEALAQGF